One segment of Primulina tabacum isolate GXHZ01 chromosome 6, ASM2559414v2, whole genome shotgun sequence DNA contains the following:
- the LOC142550149 gene encoding uncharacterized protein LOC142550149, whose amino-acid sequence MAENKKNDRHNSGIARRTINANNFELKPALINMVQQNQFTGTATSDPHVHLRTLMEITDTLYEAWERYKELLRRCPNHGFEDWVQIEWFYNGLNGQTRTTVDAAVGGTNFAKSPAQAYDLLEKMTINSYQWPSERSGVKRTAGVYAVDPITSFTAQVSALTT is encoded by the exons ATGGCTGAGAACAAGAAAAACGACAGACATAATTCTGGCATTGCAAGAAGGACCATCAACGCGAATAATTTCGAACTAAAACCTGCCCTGATCAATATGGTCCAACAAAACCAGTTCACTGGGACTGCTACTTCTGATCCTCACGTTCATTTGAGGACTCTCATGGAGATCACAGAcacg ctttatgaggcatgggaaagaTACAAGGAATTGTTGAGGAGATGCCcgaatcatggttttgaagactggGTGCAGATTGAGTGGTTTTATAATGGGTTGAATGGCCAGACACGGACAACAGTGGATGCAGCGGTAGGTGGCACGAACTTTGCCAAATCTCCTGCTCAAGCCTACGATTTGCTTGAAAAGATGACTATTAATAGCTACcaatggccgtctgagaggtcaggagtaaagaggACAGCTGGAGTTTATGCTGTGGATCCGATTACATCGTTCACCGCCCAAGTTTCTGCACTAACCACCTAA